The proteins below are encoded in one region of Candidatus Neomarinimicrobiota bacterium:
- a CDS encoding arginine--tRNA ligase encodes MFEYLTKQLTARLEQLAWPADRLQLSRPKKAENGDWACNIALALARDLKRAPMQIAEELMDGLVLDPSIVEKFEILNPGFINFFQSPEYLTAQVWNILKEKDEYGKGDFGSGKTAQVEFVSANPTGPLTVGHGRQTVLGDTLANILTWSGYTVTREYYFNNAGRQMRLLGESLKARYLELKGEAITLPDGGYEGAYLIDVAKDLMSVQPGLTADDEIEIFKSFAEKSIFAIIKSSLERIGVVHDVFYNEKSLYEAGKIDEVLDILREKGLLYDKDGAVWFKTSELGIEQDRVLVKSSGEPTYRLPDIAYHREKVARGFDLVVDIFGADHIDAYPDVLSALKVMGLKHEHIQVVIHQFVTLLRSGEVVKMSTRKANFVTLDELIDEVGADVVRYFYIMRSASSHLNFDLDLAKRQTEENPVFYLQYAYARISSIFRRAQERGLASDTENADLSLLNEEFTVALINKTLEFPEVIDHCRRALEVHHLPSYLSELATALHKFYTEYKVIDLEQPELSKARLALLEAVQITLRNGLSILGITAPEQM; translated from the coding sequence CACGACCGAAAAAGGCTGAGAATGGGGATTGGGCCTGTAACATTGCCCTGGCCCTGGCCCGTGATTTAAAACGGGCACCCATGCAGATCGCGGAAGAACTGATGGATGGCTTGGTATTGGATCCCAGTATTGTTGAAAAATTCGAAATTTTAAACCCCGGTTTTATAAATTTTTTCCAATCGCCTGAATATCTCACTGCTCAAGTATGGAATATTCTCAAAGAAAAAGATGAATATGGTAAGGGTGACTTTGGAAGTGGTAAAACGGCGCAGGTAGAATTCGTTAGTGCCAACCCCACTGGTCCGCTTACCGTTGGACATGGTCGGCAAACCGTTTTGGGGGACACCCTGGCCAATATCCTGACCTGGTCCGGATATACCGTCACCCGTGAATACTATTTTAACAATGCAGGTCGTCAAATGCGTCTGCTTGGCGAATCCCTGAAGGCACGCTATCTGGAACTGAAGGGTGAGGCTATCACCTTACCTGATGGTGGCTACGAGGGAGCCTATCTCATCGATGTCGCCAAAGACCTCATGTCAGTACAACCTGGTTTGACCGCTGATGATGAAATAGAAATTTTTAAGTCCTTCGCTGAAAAATCGATTTTTGCCATTATCAAATCCAGTCTGGAGCGAATTGGTGTGGTCCACGATGTCTTCTACAACGAAAAATCACTGTATGAGGCAGGAAAAATTGATGAGGTACTGGATATCCTCCGTGAGAAGGGCTTGCTCTATGACAAGGATGGGGCGGTCTGGTTTAAAACAAGCGAATTGGGAATAGAACAAGATCGTGTACTGGTGAAATCAAGTGGAGAACCGACCTATCGTTTACCTGATATTGCCTATCATCGTGAAAAAGTTGCCCGGGGCTTTGATCTGGTGGTTGACATTTTTGGAGCTGATCATATCGATGCCTATCCCGATGTACTCTCAGCACTCAAAGTGATGGGCTTGAAGCATGAACACATCCAGGTGGTGATCCATCAATTTGTAACCCTTCTGCGCTCCGGTGAAGTTGTCAAAATGTCCACCCGAAAAGCAAATTTTGTGACGCTGGATGAGCTTATTGATGAAGTGGGTGCTGATGTGGTCCGTTATTTCTATATCATGCGCAGTGCTTCCAGTCACCTCAACTTTGATCTCGATCTGGCCAAACGTCAGACAGAAGAAAACCCCGTTTTTTATCTACAATACGCCTATGCTAGAATTTCCAGCATTTTTAGGCGTGCCCAGGAGAGGGGTCTGGCTTCTGATACTGAGAATGCGGATTTATCGCTACTGAACGAGGAGTTTACTGTCGCCCTGATAAATAAGACGCTCGAATTTCCTGAAGTCATTGATCATTGTCGTCGTGCCCTGGAGGTACACCACTTACCGAGTTACCTCTCCGAACTGGCCACAGCCTTACATAAATTTTATACAGAGTATAAGGTGATTGATCTGGAACAGCCCGAGCTATCCAAAGCCAGGCTGGCTCTACTTGAAGCCGTGCAGATCACATTGAGAAATGGTTTGAGTATATTGGGGATCACAGCCCCCGAACAGATGTAA
- a CDS encoding ferritin family protein, protein MSLKDQISSMDMDDIVEMCISQEQQAIDLYTLARDQARDESSRQKFQELVDMETAHKVSLRNFEIENYIELPPADLKVTDYLMEPELKDNMTTQEIIILAAKREDKTARMYQDLADHFHFDKKLNTFFQMMADEELRHKHDLETEYENEFLQEG, encoded by the coding sequence ATGAGCCTAAAAGATCAAATCAGTTCAATGGATATGGATGATATTGTTGAAATGTGTATTAGCCAGGAACAACAGGCCATCGATCTTTATACCCTTGCCAGAGATCAGGCCAGGGATGAAAGTTCTCGCCAGAAATTTCAAGAGCTGGTCGACATGGAAACAGCCCACAAAGTCTCATTACGAAACTTTGAAATTGAAAATTACATCGAACTGCCCCCAGCAGATCTAAAGGTTACGGATTATCTCATGGAGCCTGAGTTGAAGGACAACATGACGACCCAGGAGATCATCATCCTGGCTGCCAAGCGTGAAGATAAAACAGCACGCATGTATCAGGATTTAGCTGACCATTTCCACTTCGATAAAAAGTTGAACACCTTTTTTCAGATGATGGCTGACGAAGAACTGCGTCACAAACATGATCTTGAAACAGAATATGAAAACGAGTTTCTGCAAGAGGGGTAA